Genomic segment of Gloeocapsa sp. PCC 7428:
CTCAAAACACTAGAAGAACCAGGACTAGCAACAATTATTTTAATTGCGCCTGCGGTGGAAGCGTTGTTACCAACATTAGTATCGCGGTGTCAGCGAATTCCGTTTTATCGCCTAAGTCGCGAGCAGATGACGCAAGTTTTACAGCAAGCTGGCGATGAAAATTTGCAGTCGCCCACTGTATTAGCGATCGCGCAAGGAAGCCCAGGAGATGCGATCGCCGCGAGTCAGCAACTCCAAGCAATTCCTGCTGAACTAATCAACGCGCTGACTCATCCACCGCGATCGCTGCATAGCGCCTTAGATTTAGCAAGACAAATTGATAAAACTTTAGAGACAGAAGCGCAATTGTGGTTGGTAGATTACCTACAACACGCTTATTGGCAGCAGTTTCTAGCAGGAGACATACAACACTCACCTTTACCATATTTAGAACAAGCCAAAAAGTACTTACGCTCCTACGCACAACCACGATTAGTTTGGGAAGTGACGTTTCTACAAATGAGTCAATTGCAACCACAATAGATCAGTAGAAAACGAAGAGTTACCTAACTGGCTTGAATATGCTGAAGCGATGCTGAATGAGAAATAATGCGATCGTGTTTGCCACACCACAATATTCCTCAAGGCTAAATCGGATTTAGGGTTAAGGTTTTAGCTGAGCTAGGCTAGCACCGCGATAGTAGTGCGA
This window contains:
- the holB gene encoding DNA polymerase III subunit delta' is translated as MSNFFAPVIGQTQAIALLTQAVNRQRIAPAYLFVGSPGVGRSLTAQCFITQIFCTNAPVDQHHQIKQRIQLGNHPDVLWVQPTYLHQGQRLTAAEAVAAGVKRKAPPIIRVEQVREIAQFLSRSPLEASRNIVVIEQAETMAEAAANALLKTLEEPGLATIILIAPAVEALLPTLVSRCQRIPFYRLSREQMTQVLQQAGDENLQSPTVLAIAQGSPGDAIAASQQLQAIPAELINALTHPPRSLHSALDLARQIDKTLETEAQLWLVDYLQHAYWQQFLAGDIQHSPLPYLEQAKKYLRSYAQPRLVWEVTFLQMSQLQPQ